A region of Nostoc sp. 'Peltigera membranacea cyanobiont' N6 DNA encodes the following proteins:
- a CDS encoding lysophospholipid acyltransferase family protein produces MDKNREPFISLALYHAFKWSVVSPMLHAYFRGQIYGAENVPQSGPLLVVSNHASYFDPPIVSNCVRRPVAYMAKEELFNIPVLAQAIKLYGAYPVSRGNADRNAIRSALEYLNTGWAVGVFLQGTRTPDGRITDPKRGALLLAAKAKAPILPVSVWGTEKILQKGSSRPHAVPITVRIGNLIDAPGSSNKEELEGLTQKCATVINEMHDLGR; encoded by the coding sequence GTGGACAAAAACCGCGAACCGTTTATCAGTCTGGCACTTTACCACGCCTTTAAATGGTCAGTCGTCAGCCCCATGCTTCACGCTTACTTTCGGGGCCAGATTTATGGTGCGGAAAATGTCCCCCAATCAGGGCCGCTACTGGTAGTGAGTAATCACGCTAGTTACTTTGACCCTCCCATTGTCTCTAATTGTGTACGTCGTCCAGTGGCGTATATGGCGAAAGAAGAGTTATTTAATATCCCCGTTTTGGCGCAAGCGATTAAATTGTACGGTGCTTACCCGGTGAGTCGAGGAAATGCCGATCGCAATGCCATCCGTTCCGCCCTAGAATATCTCAATACAGGTTGGGCTGTGGGTGTTTTCTTGCAAGGTACTCGCACCCCAGATGGTCGAATTACAGACCCCAAAAGAGGCGCATTGTTACTGGCTGCGAAAGCAAAAGCCCCAATATTACCCGTAAGTGTCTGGGGTACTGAGAAAATTTTACAAAAAGGATCGTCCCGACCTCACGCAGTTCCCATTACTGTGAGAATTGGTAACTTGATTGATGCTCCCGGTTCCAGTAATAAAGAAGAATTGGAAGGATTGACACAAAAGTGTGCCACGGTAATTAACGAAATGCATGATTTAGGAAGATGA
- a CDS encoding AI-2E family transporter, which translates to MSGLEAKNFWERLNNLALVRFLLLVASGWAIVQLLAYFEAVIVIFTFAAILAFLLSYPVQGLRRFLPHNVAVGLVFLLSIVIIGGLIITVGLTVLSQGQELINSITVFLNSLAPLLEGLEAFLRSRNLQIDLSFIEEQLRNQALSSLVTSLAILQGFMTNFVTFILIAVVAFFMLLDGDKLWNFILKIVPKQRRNRFTSIIRRSFLGFFRGQLLLSAFLTISTFLVFFILKVPFALILSIIVGVVDIIPGIGATLGVSIVTLFVLSQGVWLAVKVLIACIVLQQIQDNLIAPRIMQGALNLNPVVIFFALLVGARVAGLLGVFISIPIAGVIVSLFEIDEMKSEV; encoded by the coding sequence ATGAGCGGCTTGGAAGCCAAGAATTTTTGGGAGCGATTAAACAATCTGGCGCTAGTCCGCTTTTTGCTTTTAGTTGCTTCTGGCTGGGCAATTGTACAGCTTTTAGCTTACTTTGAAGCAGTCATTGTGATTTTTACATTTGCGGCAATTTTAGCTTTTTTACTCAGCTATCCTGTACAAGGGCTGAGGCGTTTTTTGCCCCACAATGTAGCAGTTGGCTTAGTTTTTTTACTCAGCATTGTGATTATAGGCGGTCTGATAATTACCGTGGGCTTAACGGTTTTATCTCAAGGACAAGAATTAATTAATAGTATCACTGTGTTTTTAAATTCTTTAGCACCTTTATTAGAAGGACTAGAAGCATTTTTGCGAAGCCGTAATTTACAAATAGATTTAAGTTTTATTGAAGAACAATTGCGGAATCAAGCCCTATCAAGTCTTGTAACTAGCTTGGCTATTTTACAAGGGTTTATGACGAATTTTGTGACTTTTATCTTGATTGCAGTTGTAGCTTTTTTTATGCTATTAGATGGAGACAAATTATGGAATTTTATTTTAAAAATAGTACCAAAACAACGTCGCAATAGATTTACAAGTATAATCAGACGGTCTTTTTTAGGGTTTTTTAGAGGTCAGTTATTACTAAGCGCATTTTTGACTATTTCAACATTCTTAGTTTTCTTCATATTAAAAGTACCTTTTGCTTTGATATTGTCAATAATAGTCGGAGTCGTTGATATCATTCCTGGCATAGGGGCAACATTAGGAGTAAGTATAGTTACTCTATTTGTCTTATCTCAAGGTGTTTGGTTAGCAGTGAAAGTATTAATAGCCTGTATTGTTCTCCAGCAGATACAAGACAACTTGATTGCGCCCCGAATTATGCAAGGTGCGCTGAATCTTAATCCTGTGGTAATATTTTTTGCTTTGCTAGTAGGCGCTAGAGTAGCAGGATTATTAGGTGTTTTTATATCTATTCCTATCGCGGGAGTAATTGTGTCTTTATTTGAAATTGATGAAATGAAATCTGAAGTTTAG
- a CDS encoding DUF2288 domain-containing protein — MSDLRAELTEILDEAEWEWLIPHVQRDAVILVTPELNLVDVGVAIASDDIPSVEQWIDEQLITKPTTVQVGEWNLERSKRFNTLIVQPYVLVKEIVAT, encoded by the coding sequence ATGTCGGATTTAAGAGCGGAATTAACAGAAATTTTGGATGAGGCAGAGTGGGAGTGGCTAATTCCTCATGTACAACGAGATGCAGTAATTTTAGTGACACCGGAGTTAAACTTAGTGGATGTTGGAGTAGCGATCGCCAGTGATGATATTCCATCAGTAGAACAGTGGATTGATGAGCAATTAATTACCAAACCCACAACAGTACAAGTGGGAGAATGGAATCTTGAGCGCAGTAAACGATTTAATACTCTCATCGTTCAGCCTTACGTTTTGGTGAAGGAAATAGTCGCTACTTGA
- a CDS encoding endonuclease MutS2 has protein sequence MIQSETLELLEWHRLCQHLATFAATKLGATAARHLKIPDSQTQSEQLLEQTKEVYQLETRLTTGLSFEGIQDIGDSLERAERSGVLSGDELLAIATTLAGARSLRRVIDNQEDLPILTELVADLRTYPELEQEIHRCIDERAQVTDRASQKLGEIRTDLRRLRTQITQKLQNILQAKSGAVQEQLITQRSDRFVIPVKAPQKDAIPGIVHDTSTSGATLYVEPNSVVPLGNQLRQIIRREQAEEEAVRRILTEQIAAVKPDLERLLAIATTLDLATARSRYSYWLGANPPRFIQRQDSETITLRNLRHPLLVWQQQHEQGQPVVPVDLLINPLIRVVTITGPNTGGKTVTLKTLGLAALMAKVGLFVPAREPVEIPWFDKVLADIGDEQSLQQSLSTFSGHIRRISRILEALGDGELGLGTGDLGLGTEEKEIPNPQSPIPNPQSLVLLDEVGAGTDPVEGSALAIALLQYLANHAQLTIATTHFGELKALKYEDERFENASVEFDESTLSPTYRLLWGIPGRSNALTIALRLGLKPEVVQQAKTQVGEATDEVNQVIAGLEAQRRRQETKAAEAQVLLQQTERLYKEVSAKAANLEERESSLRASQEIAVQQAIAQAKGEIAQVIRRLQKGTPTAQEAQQATNALNQIGQLYQPATPAKPKPGFMPKIGDRIRVPKLGQIADVIAAPNEDGELSVRFGLMKMTVKLQDVESLDGQKPEPVVKAKPAPAPVTPPPQNVPEIRTSQNTIDLRGKRVADAEYILDKAISEATGPVWIIHGYGTGKLRQGVHTFLQQHSRVNNYEPAEQADGGTGVTIAHIK, from the coding sequence TTGATCCAATCTGAAACCTTAGAATTATTAGAATGGCATCGCCTTTGCCAGCACCTTGCCACCTTCGCGGCAACTAAGCTGGGGGCGACAGCTGCGCGTCATCTGAAAATACCCGATTCTCAGACTCAAAGCGAACAGTTGTTAGAGCAAACCAAAGAAGTCTACCAACTGGAAACTCGCCTCACTACGGGGCTGTCATTTGAGGGAATTCAAGATATTGGCGATTCCTTAGAACGGGCGGAACGTAGCGGAGTTTTGTCTGGCGATGAACTGCTAGCGATCGCCACCACCCTCGCTGGTGCTAGAAGTTTGCGCCGTGTCATCGACAATCAGGAAGATTTGCCGATATTGACTGAATTGGTTGCCGATTTGCGGACTTATCCAGAACTAGAACAAGAAATTCACCGATGTATTGATGAACGGGCCCAGGTAACTGACCGCGCGAGTCAAAAACTGGGAGAAATTCGCACAGATTTGCGGCGATTACGCACCCAAATTACCCAAAAGCTGCAAAATATCTTACAGGCAAAATCTGGGGCAGTTCAAGAACAGCTAATTACCCAACGGAGCGATCGCTTTGTCATCCCCGTAAAAGCACCGCAAAAAGATGCCATCCCTGGTATTGTCCACGATACCTCTACCAGTGGTGCAACGCTATACGTAGAACCGAATTCCGTAGTACCTCTAGGCAACCAACTGCGGCAAATCATCCGCAGAGAGCAAGCCGAAGAAGAAGCGGTTCGCCGTATTTTGACCGAACAAATCGCCGCAGTCAAACCAGATTTAGAGAGATTGTTAGCGATCGCCACAACTTTAGATTTGGCAACCGCTAGATCGAGATATAGTTACTGGCTAGGAGCAAATCCCCCGCGATTTATCCAGCGTCAAGATAGTGAAACCATTACCTTACGGAACTTACGGCATCCTCTGTTAGTGTGGCAACAACAGCACGAACAAGGGCAACCAGTAGTTCCTGTAGATTTGCTGATTAACCCGCTAATCCGGGTAGTAACAATTACCGGGCCAAATACTGGCGGTAAAACTGTAACCTTAAAAACTCTAGGGTTAGCAGCATTGATGGCCAAAGTGGGTTTATTTGTCCCCGCCCGCGAACCAGTAGAAATACCTTGGTTTGATAAAGTGCTGGCAGATATTGGCGATGAACAATCCTTACAGCAAAGTTTATCCACATTCTCTGGTCACATCCGCCGCATTAGTCGCATTTTAGAAGCATTAGGTGATGGGGAATTGGGACTGGGGACTGGGGACTTGGGACTTGGAACTGAGGAAAAGGAAATTCCTAATCCCCAATCCCCAATCCCCAATCCCCAATCCCTAGTCTTACTCGATGAAGTCGGCGCAGGAACCGATCCAGTGGAAGGTAGTGCCTTAGCGATCGCCTTGTTGCAATATCTCGCTAACCATGCCCAGCTAACCATCGCCACCACTCACTTCGGCGAACTAAAAGCCCTGAAATACGAAGATGAGCGGTTTGAAAACGCCTCTGTTGAATTTGACGAAAGTACTCTCTCGCCTACTTATCGTCTGCTGTGGGGCATCCCCGGACGTTCTAATGCCCTAACCATTGCCCTACGCTTGGGATTAAAACCAGAAGTGGTACAACAGGCAAAAACCCAAGTAGGAGAGGCCACAGATGAAGTTAACCAGGTCATTGCTGGCTTAGAAGCCCAACGCCGCCGCCAGGAAACCAAAGCAGCCGAAGCCCAAGTTTTGTTGCAGCAAACGGAACGTTTATACAAAGAAGTATCCGCAAAAGCCGCAAATTTGGAGGAAAGGGAAAGCAGTTTGCGGGCTTCACAGGAAATAGCAGTCCAACAAGCGATCGCCCAAGCAAAAGGTGAAATTGCCCAAGTTATCCGCCGCTTGCAAAAAGGTACGCCCACAGCCCAAGAGGCCCAGCAAGCCACCAATGCTTTAAATCAAATTGGCCAGCTTTATCAGCCAGCAACGCCAGCCAAACCAAAACCTGGGTTTATGCCCAAAATAGGCGATCGCATCCGCGTTCCCAAACTCGGACAGATAGCTGATGTAATCGCCGCCCCTAATGAAGATGGCGAGTTAAGCGTTCGCTTTGGGCTAATGAAGATGACGGTTAAGTTGCAAGACGTAGAATCTCTAGATGGTCAAAAACCCGAACCAGTCGTTAAAGCCAAACCAGCCCCAGCACCAGTAACCCCGCCACCGCAAAATGTCCCAGAAATTCGGACTTCCCAAAATACCATCGATTTGCGTGGTAAACGGGTGGCTGATGCCGAATATATTTTAGATAAAGCCATATCGGAAGCTACAGGGCCAGTCTGGATTATTCATGGTTACGGTACTGGTAAGCTACGCCAAGGAGTTCACACCTTTTTGCAACAACATTCCAGAGTGAACAACTACGAACCGGCAGAACAAGCAGATGGTGGTACTGGTGTTACCATCGCTCACATAAAATAA
- a CDS encoding type II toxin-antitoxin system HicA family toxin gives MKAVSGKALCKILELQGWELKRITGSHHIFAK, from the coding sequence ATGAAAGCGGTTTCAGGTAAAGCACTTTGTAAAATTTTGGAACTGCAAGGTTGGGAATTGAAACGGATTACTGGCAGTCATCACATTTTCGCAAAATAA
- a CDS encoding type II toxin-antitoxin system HicA family toxin, with amino-acid sequence MILSIPVHSNGDLPIRTLKGIMKDAGLTEEDLGEIGWLFVAI; translated from the coding sequence ATGATACTTTCCATTCCAGTTCATAGTAATGGAGATTTACCGATTAGAACTTTGAAAGGCATTATGAAAGATGCTGGACTTACCGAAGAAGATTTGGGCGAAATTGGATGGCTATTTGTAGCAATTTGA
- a CDS encoding Uma2 family endonuclease, translating to MLNYNPLHCLPSSEELPDSNDTPVDNEVQNLIPGLLKTTLALVWCDRWDWFFGVDMGIYYHPDKPAVVPDGFLSLGVKRFIDEDLRLSYVLWEEKKPPILAIEVVSQIYREEYSTKKKFYAKELEILYYVVYSPLRRKNTPLEVYHLVDGEYILISGNPVWLPEIGLGIGRERGIYQGIVREWLYWYDEEGQRLLTPEERIREAEERTAFEEQRRVEVEQKVKMLAEKLKALGVDPETLS from the coding sequence ATGTTAAACTACAATCCACTACATTGTTTGCCATCTTCCGAAGAGTTACCCGACTCGAATGATACCCCTGTGGATAATGAAGTCCAAAATTTAATTCCCGGCTTGTTGAAAACCACACTGGCTTTAGTTTGGTGCGATCGTTGGGATTGGTTTTTTGGTGTTGACATGGGTATTTATTATCACCCAGACAAACCAGCCGTTGTCCCTGATGGGTTTCTCAGCTTAGGAGTTAAACGCTTCATTGATGAGGACTTACGTCTGAGTTATGTGCTGTGGGAAGAAAAGAAGCCACCAATTTTAGCAATAGAAGTTGTTTCTCAAATATATCGGGAAGAATATAGCACCAAGAAAAAATTCTATGCCAAAGAGCTAGAAATTTTGTACTACGTTGTATATAGTCCCCTTCGACGTAAAAACACACCTTTGGAGGTGTATCACCTAGTTGATGGGGAATATATCTTAATATCAGGAAATCCTGTTTGGCTACCAGAAATTGGTTTAGGAATTGGGCGAGAACGGGGAATTTATCAAGGTATTGTGCGGGAATGGCTGTACTGGTATGACGAGGAAGGGCAAAGATTGCTAACACCAGAAGAACGCATCAGGGAAGCCGAAGAACGCACAGCTTTTGAAGAACAGCGACGTGTGGAAGTAGAACAAAAAGTGAAAATGTTAGCGGAAAAGTTGAAAGCGCTTGGTGTCGATCCAGAAACTTTGTCGTAG
- a CDS encoding ATP-binding protein codes for MSPQIQSRILIRHFLTIFLPLSAFVGSVVGAIYYQQVQTEKVVLKTNELGKVDLQKKVISGDFHSAVSDLIVISKENELQKILEGVDGEKQALSRELLSFSQYKKLYDQIRFLDGSGKEVVRVNFKKGEPVIVPEEKLQVQAKRYWFNDTLRLNKGEVFVSPLDLNIDQGKIEQPFKPMIRFGTPVFDRRGQKRGIVVLNYFGAKLLDNFNQAFANVPSQGMLLNADGYWLKGAKSEDEWGFMFSDRKNRTFGKAFPQAWQQISQKESGQFLTAEGMFTFTTVYPLLEGQKSSTGAGQAFAPSQNQTDTKSYYWKIVSWVSPEMLTTKSNRFLSQLLLLYAGLVGLIGIGSWLLARASVNRQMAQLELRQSEAQLRELVEREKILKTRLSSQIRNSLDLNTILSTVVGEVRELLQIDRCQFLWCHQEDESTSFELSQQACATDLPEPLGCSPIQNVEALSEAVLQGNLLCFDDIATDPWLDFKNRNLLVTLGFKSLLIVSVQTQSGCLGVIVCEHSRVLRSWSDDEVELIRGVADQLAIAIDQAQLYNQSRAATAAATAQAEQLNQVLHNLKQTQAQLIQTEKMSSLGQLVAGVAHEINNPVNFIYGNLTHVNEYTLGLLELVELYQNSNPNSTPEIQAHIEAIDLDFMAEDLPKILVSMKMGANRIREIVLSLRNFSRLDEADMKPVNIHEGIDSTLLILQNRFKQTSVNPGIEIVKAYGDIPLVDCYAGQLNQVFMNLISNAIDALDSYNSQRTLEDIKANPSQIVIRTELRNPDRITIQIVDNGPGMTEIVKQRLFDPFFTTKPAGKGTGLGLAISAQIVAEQHNGAIWCISEPGQGAEFWVEIPISQSSELATTSAATLAVVNHS; via the coding sequence ATGTCACCACAGATCCAGTCACGAATTTTAATCAGACACTTTCTAACCATTTTTTTGCCATTATCAGCCTTCGTTGGGAGTGTTGTCGGAGCTATCTACTACCAACAGGTACAAACTGAGAAAGTTGTATTAAAAACGAATGAACTCGGCAAGGTAGATTTACAAAAAAAAGTAATTAGCGGAGACTTTCACTCGGCTGTTTCAGATTTGATTGTCATCTCTAAAGAAAACGAGCTACAGAAAATTTTAGAAGGAGTAGATGGAGAAAAACAGGCACTTTCCAGAGAATTATTATCGTTTTCTCAATATAAAAAACTTTACGACCAAATTCGCTTTTTGGATGGATCGGGTAAGGAAGTTGTCAGAGTCAACTTCAAAAAGGGTGAACCAGTGATTGTCCCTGAAGAAAAACTGCAAGTGCAAGCAAAGCGTTACTGGTTTAATGACACTCTGCGCCTGAACAAAGGAGAAGTGTTTGTCTCTCCTCTTGACCTCAACATTGACCAAGGTAAGATTGAACAACCATTCAAACCAATGATCCGATTTGGTACTCCCGTTTTCGATCGTCGTGGACAGAAACGAGGCATTGTAGTGTTAAATTATTTCGGCGCTAAACTGCTGGATAATTTTAATCAAGCTTTTGCTAACGTCCCTAGCCAGGGAATGCTGCTGAATGCCGATGGTTACTGGTTAAAAGGGGCGAAATCTGAGGACGAATGGGGATTTATGTTTAGCGATCGCAAAAATCGCACTTTTGGTAAAGCTTTTCCCCAAGCATGGCAGCAGATTTCTCAAAAAGAATCGGGACAATTCCTAACTGCTGAGGGAATGTTCACTTTCACTACAGTCTACCCACTTCTGGAAGGGCAAAAATCTAGTACGGGAGCAGGGCAAGCTTTTGCACCGAGCCAAAATCAAACTGATACCAAATCCTATTATTGGAAAATTGTCTCATGGGTATCGCCAGAGATGTTGACGACTAAATCAAACCGATTTTTGAGTCAATTGCTACTCCTATATGCTGGTTTGGTAGGATTAATTGGCATTGGTTCTTGGCTATTAGCAAGAGCTAGTGTCAATCGTCAGATGGCCCAGCTAGAGTTAAGGCAGTCTGAAGCCCAGTTGCGAGAGCTAGTTGAGCGGGAAAAAATTCTTAAAACTCGTCTATCTAGTCAAATTCGCAACTCGCTGGATCTAAATACGATTTTGAGTACAGTCGTGGGTGAAGTTCGAGAACTGCTCCAGATCGATCGATGCCAGTTCCTTTGGTGTCATCAAGAAGATGAATCTACTAGTTTTGAACTGAGTCAGCAAGCCTGCGCTACCGACTTGCCGGAACCCTTGGGCTGTTCTCCTATCCAGAATGTGGAAGCACTGAGTGAGGCTGTTCTCCAAGGGAATTTACTTTGCTTTGATGACATTGCGACAGATCCCTGGCTTGATTTCAAAAATCGGAATTTACTGGTGACATTGGGTTTTAAGTCTCTACTGATAGTTTCGGTTCAAACTCAGTCGGGTTGCTTGGGTGTGATTGTCTGCGAACATAGTAGAGTGCTGCGTTCTTGGAGCGATGATGAGGTGGAACTAATTCGAGGTGTGGCTGACCAGTTAGCGATCGCCATTGACCAAGCCCAATTGTATAATCAAAGTCGCGCTGCTACTGCTGCTGCTACTGCTCAGGCAGAACAACTCAACCAAGTTCTGCACAACCTCAAACAGACTCAAGCTCAACTAATTCAGACCGAAAAAATGTCGAGCTTAGGTCAATTAGTGGCTGGGGTGGCTCACGAAATCAATAATCCAGTTAACTTTATCTACGGTAATCTGACCCATGTAAATGAATATACGCTGGGTTTATTGGAACTGGTAGAACTCTATCAAAATTCAAATCCTAATTCAACACCTGAAATACAAGCTCATATAGAAGCCATCGACCTTGACTTTATGGCTGAGGATTTACCTAAAATTTTAGTTTCAATGAAAATGGGAGCTAATCGCATTCGGGAAATAGTTCTATCCTTGCGAAATTTTTCTCGACTTGACGAAGCGGATATGAAGCCTGTCAACATTCACGAAGGTATTGATAGCACACTACTAATTTTACAAAATCGTTTCAAACAAACATCTGTAAATCCCGGAATTGAAATAGTAAAAGCTTATGGTGATATCCCTTTAGTAGATTGCTATGCTGGACAACTCAATCAGGTGTTTATGAATCTCATTAGTAACGCCATTGATGCCTTGGATAGTTATAACAGTCAGCGAACTCTTGAAGATATAAAAGCTAACCCCAGCCAGATTGTAATTCGTACTGAGTTACGCAACCCGGATCGCATAACTATACAAATTGTAGATAATGGCCCTGGCATGACCGAAATAGTTAAGCAACGATTATTTGACCCTTTCTTTACCACAAAACCCGCAGGTAAAGGCACAGGATTAGGGTTAGCAATTAGCGCTCAGATAGTCGCAGAACAACACAACGGAGCTATCTGGTGTATTTCGGAACCAGGACAGGGAGCAGAATTTTGGGTCGAGATTCCGATTTCTCAAAGTAGTGAACTAGCTACTACATCTGCTGCTACTCTAGCAGTCGTAAATCATTCATAA
- a CDS encoding DUF4351 domain-containing protein: MTNVNERADFDSPWKEIIEAYFPQAMNFFFPETYALIDWERPYEFLDKEFQQIAREAEQGKRYADQLVKVWQTQGEELWLLIHVEIQAQKEDNFPKRMFTYNFRIFDRFDRPAISLAILCDSNREWRPNNYSYNYPNTRLSFEFGSVKLLDYENRFHELENSDNPFATVVMAHLKTQQTRSSPEERKIWKFSLIRRLYDLGLQEQDIRNMYRFIDWVMILPKALENQFWEEFKQFEQERTMRYVTTGERIGYERGKAEGKAEGKQEGEQQLILKLLQRRVGELSPELQKRIRSLSLNQLETLGEALLDFTAMEDLLNWLQTNQSA, encoded by the coding sequence ATGACCAATGTTAACGAGCGTGCTGATTTTGACAGCCCTTGGAAAGAAATTATAGAAGCTTATTTCCCCCAAGCAATGAATTTCTTTTTTCCAGAAACTTATGCATTAATTGATTGGGAACGTCCCTACGAATTTCTAGATAAAGAATTTCAACAAATAGCTCGTGAAGCCGAACAGGGTAAAAGATATGCCGATCAATTAGTCAAAGTTTGGCAAACCCAAGGGGAAGAACTTTGGTTATTAATCCATGTCGAAATTCAGGCACAAAAAGAAGATAACTTTCCCAAGCGGATGTTTACCTACAACTTTCGCATATTTGACCGCTTTGATCGACCAGCAATTAGCCTTGCAATTCTCTGTGATTCAAACCGCGAATGGCGACCAAATAATTACAGTTACAATTATCCCAATACTCGCTTAAGTTTTGAATTTGGTAGTGTTAAACTTTTGGATTATGAAAATCGCTTTCACGAGTTAGAAAATAGCGATAATCCATTTGCAACTGTCGTCATGGCGCATTTGAAAACGCAGCAGACACGCTCATCACCAGAAGAACGCAAAATATGGAAATTTAGCTTAATTCGCAGGCTATATGATTTGGGCCTACAAGAGCAGGATATTCGCAACATGTATCGATTTATCGATTGGGTTATGATATTACCAAAGGCATTAGAAAATCAGTTTTGGGAAGAATTTAAACAATTTGAGCAGGAGCGGACTATGAGATATGTAACTACAGGTGAGCGCATCGGCTACGAGCGCGGTAAAGCAGAAGGTAAAGCAGAAGGTAAACAAGAAGGTGAACAACAACTTATTTTAAAGTTATTACAAAGACGAGTGGGAGAATTATCGCCAGAATTGCAAAAGCGCATCCGATCTCTTTCTTTAAATCAATTAGAAACCCTTGGGGAAGCTTTGTTAGATTTTACTGCTATGGAAGATTTGCTTAACTGGTTGCAAACAAATCAATCAGCCTAA
- a CDS encoding DUF4351 domain-containing protein has product MRYVTTGERIGYERGKAEGKQEGEQKLILRLLQRRVGELSPQLQERLQSLSLNQLETLGEALLDFTAMEDLLNWLQTNKSA; this is encoded by the coding sequence ATGAGATATGTAACTACAGGTGAGCGCATCGGCTACGAACGCGGTAAAGCAGAGGGTAAACAAGAAGGTGAACAAAAACTTATTTTAAGGTTATTACAAAGACGAGTGGGAGAATTATCACCACAATTGCAAGAGCGCCTCCAATCTCTTTCTTTAAATCAATTAGAAACCCTTGGGGAAGCTTTGTTAGATTTTACTGCTATGGAAGATTTGCTTAACTGGTTACAAACAAATAAATCAGCTTAA